In Embleya scabrispora, the DNA window CATCGCTCGGGGAGGCGGGCGGGGCACCGCTCGCCGCGCCGCCGGGAGCGGCCGGTTCGATCTGCGCCGGTGCGCTCGGGTCGGCGGCGTTCGAACGGGGTGATCCCTCGTCGCCGTCGCCCTGCAGCGCCCAGGCGCCGCCGCCGATGCCGAGCACCCCGACGATCGCCAGGACGGTCATCAACGGGCGCCGGCGCGCGGAAGGTTCGGGTCGGATGCGGTCATCGGGCTCGCCGTGGATACGCATGGCCCTTGGACGCGCCCGCCGCCGGGGCGGTTCCCGAGGCGGGGCGGCCCGGGGCGGTCAGTCGCCGTACTCGGACATGCCCGCCACGAGGGTCGCGCCGTGCGCGGGCACGTCGGTGGCGGGGGCGTGCGAGCCGGCGGGTGCCGCCTTGGCCGGCGTGCGCTCCGGGCCGGGCGTGGTCCACGACGCATCGATGTGACGGCAGTCGCCGCGCAGGTCGTCGAGCGTCTCGGGCTCGGCCTGGGACGGCATCGCGGGCATCACGGGCATCGGGGACATTCCCTGACTCCTCGACTTGACTGATCATTGGGGGATTTCCAGCCTAGTTCGCACGGAGCGTGACGGCACGGTGTACCCATGGGTAGTTTGCGAAGGTCACCGGAGCGAGGTGGGTTAATGTGTGCGGGTTTCCCCACCCCCCTCGTTCGCACCGTTGCTCGCCGTACTCCACAGGAGAGACGTGCCATGCGTATTGCCGTGACCGGATCGATCGCCACCGATCACCTGATGACGTTCCCGGGTCGCTTCGCCGACCAACTCGTCTCGGACAAGTTGCACGTGGTCTCGCTTTCCTTCCTCGTCGACAAACTGGACATCCGACGCGGGGGCGTGGCGCCGAACATCTGCTTCGGCATGGGCTGCCTGGGGTTGTCGCCGATCCTGGTCGGCGCCGCCGGCGCGGACTTCGTCGACTACCGTTCGTGGTTGGACCGCCACCAGGTGGACACCGAGTCGGTGCACATCTCGCAGACCCACCACACCGCCCGGTTCGTGTGCACCACCGACGAGGAGCACAACCAGATCGCCTCCTTCTATACGGGGGCGATGAGCGAGGCGCGGGAGATCGAACTGCGGCCGGTGGCCGACCGGGTCGGCGGCCTGGACCTGGTCGTGATCGGCGCCAACGACCCCGAGGCGATGTTGCGCCACAGCGAGGAGTGCCGCGAGCGCGGCTACCCGTTCGCGGCCGACCCCTCGCAGCAGTTGGCGCGGATGGACGGGGAGGACATCCGCCGGCTCATCGAGGGCGCCGCGTACCTGCTCACCAACGAGTACGAGAGCGCGTTGATCGTGCAGAAGACGGGATGGTCCGAGGCGGACATCCTGAAGAAGGTCGGCGTACGGGTGACCACCCTCGGCCCCGGCGGGGCCCGGGTGGAGCGGGCCGGCGAGGACCCGATCGTGGTGACCTGCCCGGCCGAGGAGGCCAAGGTCGACCCGACGGGCGTCGGCGACGCGTTCCGCGCCGGCTTCCTGTCCGCCATCTCGTGGGGCCTGTCCCTGGAGCGCGCCGCGCAGGTCGGCAACATGCTGGCCACCCTGGTCATCGAGACGGTGGGCACCCAGGAATACTCGCTGCGCCGCGGGTCGTTCCTGAGCCGGCTCGCCGGGGCGTACGGCGACGCGGCCGCGGCCGAGGTCGCGGAACACCTGCCGCTCTGACGCGATGGCCGGCCCTCGGGCGCCGGCCGGGCCCGTTTCGGCCCGACCGGCGCCCCAGGTCGTCGCGGCACGGATCAGGAACGGCGCCGGACCACGTACGCGCTGCCGCGCTCGCGGGGTTCGGCGCGAACGAACTCGTGGCCGGTCATCTCGCACCAGGCCGGGATGTCCAGCGCCGACGCCTCGTCGTCGGAGAGCACGACGACCGCCGTGCCCTCCTCGACGTCGAGGATGCGCTTGGCCAGTTCGATCACCGGGATCGGACAGCGCCGGCCCAGCGCGTCGACCACCACACCCTCCTCGGCGGCGGCCGCGACCGGCGCCGCCGGCGGCTGCGCGACTCCCGCGCGCAGCCGGGCGACCAGGCCCGGGAGCAGCGCCAGGAAACGGTCCACCTCGGCCTCGGCCGTGCCGCGCGGCAGCGAGACGCGGATGTTGCCCTGGGACAACACGCCCATCGCCTCCAGGACATGACTGGGCGTCAGCGTCGAGGACGTGCACGAGGACCCCGAGGACACCGCGAACCCCGCCCGGTCCAACTCGGCCAGCAGCACCTCGCCGTCCACGAACAGGCAGGAGAACGTGACGATGTGCGGGAGCCGCTCGATCGGGTCGCCGACCACCTCGACGTCGGGGATCGTCTCGCGGACCCGGGCGCGGATCCGGTCGACCAGCCCGGACAGGCGCGCGTCCTCCTCCGCCGACTCGGTGCTCGCCGCACCCAGCGCGACCGCGGCCGCCACGATCGCCGGCACGTTCTCGAAGCCGGGCACCCGCCGCGCCTCGCGCTCGTCGTAGGGCAGCGCCGACACGTAGCGGGTGCCCTTGCGCACCACGAGCAGACCGACCCCGGCCGGGCCGCCCCACTTGTGCGCGCTCGCGGTCAGCACCGACCACCCGTCCGGGACCGGCAGTCGGCCCACCGACTGCGCGGCGTCCACGAGCAGCGGCACACCCGCCGCCCGACACGCCGCCGCCACCTCGGCGATCGGCTGTACCGTGCCCACCTCGTGGTTGGCGCTCTGCACACACGCGAGCGCGGTATCCGAACGAAGCGCCGAGGCGAACGCCGACACGTCGAGGCGGCCCGTACGGTCCACCCCCGTCCGGGTGATTTCCGCGGTCGTTCCGCGCTGCTCCGAACGGGCCGCGTGAGTGTCCGCGGTGTGCAGTACAGAGGAGTGTTCGACCGCGCCGAGCACCAGATGGGCACCGACCCGGCGGCGTCCGGCGAGCACGCCGAGCATGCCCAACTGGACCGCCTGTGTCCCGGATGTGGTGAATGACACTTCATCAGGTCGGGTGCCGAGCACCGACGCCACCGTCTCCCGCGCGGCGTCGAGCAGCATCCGCGCCCGTCGGCCGTCGTGATAGCCGCGCGCGGGGTCGCCCCAGCCCTCGTCGAGCGTGCTCAGGAACGCCGCTTTCGCGGCCGGGTGCAGTGGTTCGGTGGAGGCCGCGTCGAAATACGCCATGGGTCGGACCGTAGCCAATAACCGAATCCCGGACGCGTTCGGGCCGTTCGCCCGAACGGACGCACCGTCACATCTACCCGGCCCGCCACACCAGACCTCCGCGCGCGACCCGAATAGGGCTGGAGTAGGGTTTGGCCCGCAGAAACATCCATACCTGTCCGCGCAACGGGTCGTCAGGGAAGAAAAGTTCCCCACCCCGACTCGCGCGCGGGCGAGACATTCGGGAAGGCGCTACGTGAGTCCCTACGGCTCCGACCGCTCGCCGCGGCGCTGGATGCGGCGCAGGGTGCCGCAGCTGCTGGCTCTGGGCCTCGTCACCGCGACCGCCACCGGCTGCTCCGTCGATTCCAAGGACCTGCCGAGACTCGGCCTGCCCAACCCTGTCACCGAGCAGGGTCCGCGAGTCCTGTCGCTCTGGCAGGGCGCCTGGATTGCAGCGCTGATCGTCGGGGCCGTGGTGTGGGGGCTCATCCTGTGGAGCGTCGCGTTCCACCGCCGGTCGCGCACCAAGATCGAGATCCCGCCGCAGACGCGATACAACCTCCCCATCGAGGTGCTGTACACGGTCATCCCCGGCATCATGATCGCGGTCTTCTTCTACTTCACCGCGCGTGACGAGACCAAGCTCGAAGAGCTCTCCAAGAACCCCGACAACGTGATCAACGTGGTCGGCGTGCAGTGGAGCTGGTCCTTCAACTACAAGGGCGACCCCGCCGACGGCACGGTCGACGTCTACGAGCAGGGCACGCCCGGCAAGAGGCCGACGCTCTACCTGCCCGTCAAGGAGTCGGTCCGGTTCGACCTCACGTCGCCGGACGTCATCCACTCGTTCTGGGTGCCGAACTTCCTGTACAAGAAGGACATCATCCCGGGCCGCACGAACAAGTTCGAGGTCGTTCCGACCAAGAAGGGCACCTACGGCGGCAAGTGCGCCGAACTGTGCGGTGTGGACCACTCGCGCATGCTCTTCGACGTGAAGATCGTGGACAAGGCCGACTACGTCCAGCACCTCAAGGAGCTGGCCGCGAAGGGCCAGACCGGCGAGCTGCGCAGCAAGATCAACGAGCCGGCCCCCGTTGACGCGCACGGGAAGAAGTGACGAGTGACAATCCTCAGTGAGCCACAGACCGTGGCCCCGGACGGGCCACCCCCGATCCGCCGGAAGCAGCCCGGGAACATCGTCGTCAAGTGGATGACGACCACTGACCACAAGACGATCGGGTCGATGTACCTGATCACCTCCTTCGTCTTCTTCTGCATCGGTGGTGTGCTCGCGCTGCTCATGCGCGCGGAGCTGGCTCGCCCCGGCACGCAGTTCATGTCGAACGAGCAGTTCAACCAGTCGTTCACGATGCACGGCACGATCATGCTGCTGATGTTCGCGACGCCGCTGTTCGCCGGCTTCACGAACTGGATCATGCCGCTGCAGATCGGCGCCCCCGACGTGGCGTTCCCGCGCCTGAACATGTTCGCCTACTGGCTGTACCTGTTCGGCTCGATCATCGCGGTGGCCGGCTTCATCACCCCGCAGGGTGCCGCCGACTTCGGGTGGTTCGCGTACGCGCCGCTGTCCGACGCGGTGCGGTCGCCGGGCATCGGCGGCGACATGTGGATCATGGGTCTGGCGATGTCGGGCTTCGGCACCATCCTCGGTGCCGTCAACTTCATCACCACGATCATCTGCATGCGCGCGCCCGGTCTGACGATGTTCCGCATGTCGATCTTCTGCTGGAACGTCCTGCTGACCTCGGTGCTGGTCCTGATGGCGTTCCCGGTGCTCGCCGCCGCGCTGTTCGCGCTGGAGGCCGACCGCAAGTTCGGCACACACGTCTTCGATCCGGCCAACGGCGGACCGATCCTGTGGCAGCACCTCTTCTGGTTCTTCGGCCATCCCGAGGTGTACATCATCGCCCTGCCGTTCTTCGGCATCGTCTCGGAGATCATCCCGGTCTTCGCGCGCAAGCCGATGTTCGGTTACAAGAGCCTGATCGCCGCGACCATCTCGATCGCGGGCCTGTCGGTCACCGTGTGGGCGCACCACATGTTCCCGACCGGCGCGGTCATGCTGCCGTTCTTCTCCTTCATGACGTTCCTGATCGCCGTACCGACCGGCGTGAAGTTCTTCAACTGGATCGGCACCATGTGGCGCGGCTCGTTGTCCTTCGAGACACCGATGTTGTGGACCGTCGGCTTCCTGGTCACCTTCGCCTTCGGTGGCCTCACCGGCGTCATCCTCGCCTCGCCGCCGCTGGACTTCCACGTCTCCGACACCTACTTCGTGGTGGCGCACTTCCACTACGTGGTGTTCGGCACCGTGGTGTTCGCGATGTTCGCGGGCTTCCACTTCTGGTGGCCCAAGTTCACCGGCAAGATGCTCGACGAGCGGCTGGGCAAGATCACCTTCTGGACGCTGTTCATCGGCTTCCACACCACGTTCCTGGTACAGCACTGGCTGGGTGCCGAGGGCATGGCCCGCCGGTACGCGGACTACCTGGACGCGGACGGCTTCACCACGCTGAACACGATCTCGACCCTGGGCTCGTTCCTGCTGGGTCTGTCGATCCTGCCGTTCTTCTACAACATCTGGAAGACGCACAAGTACGGCAAGAAGATCACCGTGGACGACCCGTGGGGCTACGGCCGTTCGCTGGAGTGGGCGACCTCCTGCCCGCCGCCGCGGCACAACTTCACGAGCATTCCGCGGATCCGTTCCGAGGCGCCCGCGTTCGACCTCCACCACCCGGAGATCGCCGCGCTGGAGTACCTCACCGACGAGCGTTCCGAGGCATCGCCCGAGCTGGCGAAGGGAGCCGAGAAGTGAAGTTCAACGGTGTCCTGTTCGCCGTCCTGGCCGTGTTCCTGCTGCCCGTGACGATCGTCTACTGGGTGCTCTCCGAGGACCCGACCGGTACCACCGCGCTGTCGCTGACCTTCGGCCTCGCGCTGATGATCGGGTTCTACCTGATCTTCACCGCCCGGCGGATGGACCTGCTCGCGCAGGACAACGAAGAGGGCGAGATCGCCGACGACGCCGGCGAGTTGGGCTTCTTCGCCCCGCACAGCTGGCAGCCGCTGATGCTCGCGCTCGGCTCGGCGCTGCTGTTCCTGGGCGTCATCTTCGGTTGGTGGCTGGCGATGTTCGCCGCGCCGATCGTCGCGATCGGCGTCTTCGGCTGGGTCTTCGAGTTCTACCGGGGCGCCGACCAGCGCTACTAGGACCGCCGCCGCGGGCCACCGGTTCGCAACCAACGCAATACGGTTTCGCCACAAGGCCGATCATCCGAAAGGGTGATCGGCCTTGTGTGATATCTACAAGGGACTCCGACACCCTCGAATGTCACCGATGTGTGACTGTTCGCCGGTTGTAGCAACCTCGACGGGGGGTCGATGCGTCAAATGGGCGCAAGGGAGTACCAGGACGAGGGAGGAACACGCGTGCCCCGGATACACGGAGCATCGCGCACGGGGGCAGCGGGCGGCGGCATACGCCTCTTCGCGGGACTCATGGTGGCGCCGCTCATATTCATCGCAGGCTGCTCGTCCGACGGCGGCAAGTCCGAACCCGGCGGCTCCGGAGGTACTTCCGGCGGCACGGGGGGCGGCACGAACAAGAAGGTCGCGGCCGGTCCGGCGACGATCGCGATCACTCCCGCCGACGGCACCAAGAGCGTGGAGACCGACGGTGTGCTCAAGGTCGACGCGACCGGGGGCAAGCTCACGTCGGTGGTGGTGACCGACGCCAAGGGCAAGGCCGTGGACGGGCAGCTGAGCCCCGACGGCGCCGGCTGGAAGCCGACCGCCCCGCTGGCCAACGGCGGCGCCTACACGGTGGCCGCCAAGGCCGCCAACGCGGACGGCGCCGAGGTCACCGCGCAGAGCAAGTTCAACACCAAGTCCGCCGACAACACCTTCGTGGCCGACTTCAACGTCGCCCCCGACAGCACCTGGGGCGTCGGCGCCATCATCTCGCTGAAGTTCAACGCGCCGATCAAGGACAAGGCCGCGATCGAGCGCAACCTCAAGGTGGTCAGCGAGCCCGCCGTGCAGGGCTCGTGGTCCTGGC includes these proteins:
- a CDS encoding carbohydrate kinase family protein, whose protein sequence is MRIAVTGSIATDHLMTFPGRFADQLVSDKLHVVSLSFLVDKLDIRRGGVAPNICFGMGCLGLSPILVGAAGADFVDYRSWLDRHQVDTESVHISQTHHTARFVCTTDEEHNQIASFYTGAMSEAREIELRPVADRVGGLDLVVIGANDPEAMLRHSEECRERGYPFAADPSQQLARMDGEDIRRLIEGAAYLLTNEYESALIVQKTGWSEADILKKVGVRVTTLGPGGARVERAGEDPIVVTCPAEEAKVDPTGVGDAFRAGFLSAISWGLSLERAAQVGNMLATLVIETVGTQEYSLRRGSFLSRLAGAYGDAAAAEVAEHLPL
- a CDS encoding cysteine desulfurase/sulfurtransferase TusA family protein → MAYFDAASTEPLHPAAKAAFLSTLDEGWGDPARGYHDGRRARMLLDAARETVASVLGTRPDEVSFTTSGTQAVQLGMLGVLAGRRRVGAHLVLGAVEHSSVLHTADTHAARSEQRGTTAEITRTGVDRTGRLDVSAFASALRSDTALACVQSANHEVGTVQPIAEVAAACRAAGVPLLVDAAQSVGRLPVPDGWSVLTASAHKWGGPAGVGLLVVRKGTRYVSALPYDEREARRVPGFENVPAIVAAAVALGAASTESAEEDARLSGLVDRIRARVRETIPDVEVVGDPIERLPHIVTFSCLFVDGEVLLAELDRAGFAVSSGSSCTSSTLTPSHVLEAMGVLSQGNIRVSLPRGTAEAEVDRFLALLPGLVARLRAGVAQPPAAPVAAAAEEGVVVDALGRRCPIPVIELAKRILDVEEGTAVVVLSDDEASALDIPAWCEMTGHEFVRAEPRERGSAYVVRRRS
- the coxB gene encoding cytochrome c oxidase subunit II, translating into MSPYGSDRSPRRWMRRRVPQLLALGLVTATATGCSVDSKDLPRLGLPNPVTEQGPRVLSLWQGAWIAALIVGAVVWGLILWSVAFHRRSRTKIEIPPQTRYNLPIEVLYTVIPGIMIAVFFYFTARDETKLEELSKNPDNVINVVGVQWSWSFNYKGDPADGTVDVYEQGTPGKRPTLYLPVKESVRFDLTSPDVIHSFWVPNFLYKKDIIPGRTNKFEVVPTKKGTYGGKCAELCGVDHSRMLFDVKIVDKADYVQHLKELAAKGQTGELRSKINEPAPVDAHGKK
- the ctaD gene encoding cytochrome c oxidase subunit I, which encodes MTILSEPQTVAPDGPPPIRRKQPGNIVVKWMTTTDHKTIGSMYLITSFVFFCIGGVLALLMRAELARPGTQFMSNEQFNQSFTMHGTIMLLMFATPLFAGFTNWIMPLQIGAPDVAFPRLNMFAYWLYLFGSIIAVAGFITPQGAADFGWFAYAPLSDAVRSPGIGGDMWIMGLAMSGFGTILGAVNFITTIICMRAPGLTMFRMSIFCWNVLLTSVLVLMAFPVLAAALFALEADRKFGTHVFDPANGGPILWQHLFWFFGHPEVYIIALPFFGIVSEIIPVFARKPMFGYKSLIAATISIAGLSVTVWAHHMFPTGAVMLPFFSFMTFLIAVPTGVKFFNWIGTMWRGSLSFETPMLWTVGFLVTFAFGGLTGVILASPPLDFHVSDTYFVVAHFHYVVFGTVVFAMFAGFHFWWPKFTGKMLDERLGKITFWTLFIGFHTTFLVQHWLGAEGMARRYADYLDADGFTTLNTISTLGSFLLGLSILPFFYNIWKTHKYGKKITVDDPWGYGRSLEWATSCPPPRHNFTSIPRIRSEAPAFDLHHPEIAALEYLTDERSEASPELAKGAEK
- a CDS encoding cytochrome c oxidase subunit 4 encodes the protein MKFNGVLFAVLAVFLLPVTIVYWVLSEDPTGTTALSLTFGLALMIGFYLIFTARRMDLLAQDNEEGEIADDAGELGFFAPHSWQPLMLALGSALLFLGVIFGWWLAMFAAPIVAIGVFGWVFEFYRGADQRY